TTCATTCGAACTACGATTGTGCTGTAGTCAACTCCCCTACAAATATTGCTCGTTGGGGTCGGATTCAATATAATGACGCAGTGGACAGCGTCCTGATCATGGTACAATTTGTCGTAGACCTTTACAGTTGGAAGCCCACGGGACAGACGATGGCTACCGAGGCGACGTTCACGGTTCTGTCAGACCAATTTCCCTTGGGGACAGTGTTCAACCAACTGCCGAACGTGACGGTCGAACTTGAGCGACTTATCCCCTCGCGGGACGTGGTGATCCCCTACTTCTGGGTTCGGGGAACCGGGATCATCGACATCGAGAGCAAATTCACCGAGCACCCGGGCGTGGCGAAGATTCGGCTCGTCGACTCGGTCGAGGACGAGTACCTGTTACGCGTCGAGTGGGCACTGGACTACGAGGGCGTGCTCACCGTGTTGACGGAGACAGAGATACCGCTCATCAGGGCTATCGGCACAAATCAGCAATGGACGTTCGAGATCCGCGCCGATCATCGAAGCGACATCACAGACTTTCACCGGCGCTGTCAAGAACTGGACATCCCGATCACGTTGACGGAACTGCACGCGCTCACACCGCTTGAGACGGCGACTGTAGCCGCCCTCACCGACACTCAACAAGAGGCACTGATCCTCGCCTACAAGCGCGGCTACTTCGAGTCCCCACGGCAGGTCACGTTGGAAGACCTCGGCGAGGAACTCGGCATCTCACAGCAGGCCGTCGGTTCCCGTCTCCGGGGTGGGATCAACAACATCCTCGGGAGTACGCTTTCGGATCTCATAGCCCGTTCCTGAGCGGCTTTATAAATGGTTTGTGTTTGAAAAAACCAGTGTGATTGCCGATAAGGCCTGCATTGTATATAATGAGTGGGTCATCCCTCTCTTTTGATTCGTTGCTCAACCTGTGTCAACACCAGCATCGTCGGATCGTCCTTGCAGCACTTACAGAAGAACAGCGCTCGTTGACGCTCGATGAACTCACACAGGCAGTCCTCAAGCACAATCATCAGACCGCAATTACAGAGGTGTCTGAGGATGTGATAGCAGAAATTCGCAACTCACTCTATCACGTCCACCTTCCGAAGTTGGCTTCTGGAGGGCTCATCTCCAATTATCCAGACCGACAGTTCGTGGAACCGGGTGAACAGTTCGATCAGGTACAGCAGACCGTGTCTGCGATCCTTGATGCTGACCCTACACTCGAAGGGCCAATAGAACTCTAGTGTCGATCAACCGCTGTCCAGTCTCAGCTCTATCAAGGTCGAACTGGGCGATCCATTCAAAGAGCAGGACCTGAATAGCCTCATTCACGATATCGTCGGTGAGGGCGCCGAAGCCTCGGATCCTACGCTCCGAAAGTGGCGTCGCATGGTTCTGAAAGAACTCGGTGCGGAACCACATCCGAAAAACGACGACCTCTGGATTACTGAAGCGTCTGCAGAGAGTCTCACCCCCGACGAAATCCCAACGGTCTGCCGCAAGCCAGTTGAATTACTCTCTGACGAGGAATGTGCAGCTGGATGAACCTACTGAGATGACTATCGACCAGTTCAACACCGCAGCAGGGACGTCGATGGATGATATCGTGCAGGCGACGGTCGTTCCTGATGGGGGTATCAGTGACGGTGACTGAGTCCTATGGCTGTGAATGCACCTGTAGGCCGTCAAGACGCATCGCCACCTGCTGGACTGTGTTCAGCTACCCAAGGCGTACTCGACCCAGTGCTGGAGACTGTCCTGCATCTGCTGCAGTTCTTCGACAACGCCGTCGTAGCCGGCTTGCTGAGGTGCATCGATATACTACTGGAAGTTCATACCGCGTGGGCTGATTGACTCATCGAGCGCTCTGAAGTACCCCAGTAGCTCGTGAAAGGCGTCCTCGTCCATCGTCGGATGGGAGAAACATCAAAACGAACACGGACACACCGGCCAGTTGGAGTGTATCCAGTGCCTGCCAGCCCAGCAAGCAAGTGGTTTTTCGTTGGTCATTCCAGGGGAGCTGCCAAGCGGAGAGTATCCTCCAGTAGAGCGAGTGTACACTCCTGAAGCGGGGCGAAGCCATGGGGAGGTTGGGTCTCGATAATAAGTTGGAACAGTCGAGCCAATTGACTGAACCCTCGCTCCGCTAAGTGCTGTATTCCCTACAGAACAGATCTTGTAAATCAACGAGGGTCAAGTTGTGGGTGCTAGTTAGTGTCCGGAGCACCGAAATTCGCTGAGAGAGCTCTGTAGGAGTATGGCTGTCCGACCCCAGTACGAATTGAATACCCTGCTCGGTGAACAATTCGAACATTCCTGGATCAGGATGGACGCGGCCAAGAGACCGGTGGACGCGGCCAGCGTTCACCTCCGGAACTGTCCGCGATCGAGCGAGGGCTTGTGCAACCCGCTCGTAATCTGCTTGTGTCGTGTGTCGTCGGAGTGCGGGAATCCGTTCTGGGAGATCGAGATGCCCCACCACCTCGAAGAGCTCGGAGTCGATAAGCGCGACGAGGGCGTCATAGTAGCGTTCGACAGCGGCGCGCCGCTGTGACGTATCCGCGTCTACATACTGTCTCTCACTGGTGTAGGTGTACTGACCAGCGAAATGCACGCTCCCGATTGTGTACGCGAACTCCGCCACATCGAGAAACGCCGCGGTCTCTGACTCAGCACCCTCCACGTAGCTCACCTCTGCCGCGTCATAGAGCCTGAGTTCAGTCGATTCTCTTGCGGTGTCGATGGCTTCCCGGCGCTGCTGGTATGTCTCGACGAGGTCATACTTTGCTCGCCGGCCGAAGTCATCCTCAGGCACGATGCAATGGTCGGTCAGACCCAGAGCGGACAAGCCCGCAGCCTCGGCGGCTCCAATCATTGCGGTGAGATCCGACCCATCCGAGTACGTCGTATGCGTGTGGATGTCCGTCTGCATCACGCGGTGTCCGTTGTACTGACGTCGTAGAGCCGCTGGCCGTCCAACTTCGGCACGACATCCCGGCTGTCGAAGTTGAGCGTGTACTCGTAGAGATCCCGCCGCTTGATTGGGGGTTTCTGCTCGTACTTCGGCCCCTTCCCGAATTGGACAACCTCCCGGTAGACCTCGCGTTGCTCCGGCGTCAACGGCTTCCCATGGAGATACCGGGCGATGTACAGCGCACCGACGAGGTCCTCCGGTGAGGGCTTGCCTTTCGATCCCGCAGCGACGAAATACGTCTCCCGGTCGTCATCCGCGAGATGGTCCGCCACCGCCTTCCCGTTCGTCAACCCGCCGACATAGATATCGACGTCTTCACCACCAGCAAGACGAAGATCCGTGACCGCGTTCCCACCATTCGTTGATGTCATTGCCGTCGGCCGGCCATCCACATCGACGTCTTGGACGAAACTCGGTGAGTTGAAGAAATCATAGCCGTCCTCGCCACGGTAGTTTGGACCGGAACTCCCGCCGATTTTTGTATCAGGATTCTCTGCCTTGAATTCCGGTTCGTTCCCGCGCTCCTCAGTAATGTAGATGTACGCTGCACCGTTCGCGAACAGCTCCGGTACCGTCGTCGAAAACTGGGCGATATCAACAACGACGTAGTTTCCGGGATCAGGGTCCTTTGGGATTTGTGCACGCCCCGGAATCATCGTCTCTAGAAGCTTTGATTCGAGCGGGTCGTCAGTGACTTGGCTCATATTTTAGGCTCAAACTGTCATCCCAAAAAGACCACTAAGAGACCTATACCCGGGACATGTGTGCTATATACCGTTCAATAGATGTAGTGTAGTGGTGGCTGAGTGGTTATGCGAGAGCGGCAACGACAGCAACGAGGACGAGCGACCCCGCGAAAAATCCGATATCCAAGGGACGGATTTCCATATCTGCGAGTCGAAGGTCCGTACTCGCATCGTTTTGAAGGGAGTGCGAGAATCCACGGGCTTCCATGGCTTCGACGGTGACGCGGCTGCGCTTGGCGACGTTGAATATCATTGGGTAGAACGCTCGCATCGAAAGTTTCAGCAAGTAGGCGTAGTGCCGCCACCGGAACCAGCCGGGGTTGCTGGGGGCGGTGCTGCGCAGTCGAAAAGAGTTAACGAGATCGTGGTATTCCTCAAACAGCACCGGGAGCATTCGGTATCCGTAGGTGATGAGGAACGTGAACTGGCGCGGAATTCCCAGACTCCGGAGGCCTTGGGAGAGGCTCTTCGGCCCCATACTTGAGAACACGGCGAGACTCGACACTGAGATAATCGTCAGCTTCAACGTGAACGGAATGAGCGCGCGCACTGCCGCAACTGGATCACCCGTAAAGACAGTGACAACAGCGTACGACCCGAGTGTCGTCGCAACAGTAACGGTCATCAAGCCCACCAAAAACAGACTGACACGGGACAACATCGCGAGTGCCGATACGAACACGAGCAATCCGAGCAGGACCGTCACATCGTAGAACAACCACGGCACGAAGAGGAAGACAACATACCAGAGAAGCAAAACTCTGGGATCCAACTTGTGCAGGAACGACCCCTCGTTCTCGTAGGCCGTCCGCAGCAGGTCTGATTTAATCGCCGCAACAGACGTGGCTTCGCGGAGATCGTCGAGCGCTGCCATCATTCGATCTCCCCTGTTGTTGCAGACGCGTCATCGTGAAGATAGTCGGCAAATGCCTCGACTGTGAGTGGCGCTTGCTTAAGCCCGAGTTCGGTCCCAAGTCGGACGGTCTGAGGCGGGCGGAGGTTCGCTCTCTCCAAGACGTCACAGTCGGCGAACACGTCATTCGGGTGGCCATCAGCGATGATGCTGCCGCTGTCCAGTACAACGACGCGAGTCGCCCACGACGCTGCGAGCTCTAAATCGTGGGTTGCAATCACAACCGTTTCGACGCGCTCGCCAGCTCGGTCGATGGTGCGGCCAACCTCTTCACGGCTCGCCAAATCGAGGCTTCCCGTGGGCTCGTCAAGCAGAACGATTGACGGGTTCGTCGCCAGCCCGATTGCCAGTGATGCCCGGCGTTGCTGGCCAACGCTCAACAATCGGCCATCACGGTCCTCTAAGGCCTCCAAGTCGAGGAAGTCGATGACGTCATCAACACGCTGCTCGACGTCTGTATAGTCCCTGTCCTTGAGATAGTGTGCGACATCGGCCCGCACGCTGTCATCGATGAACATCTCTTCGGGGTTTTGTTTGACGTAGACGACTTCGTCGGCCAACTCCTCTGGGAGGACACGCTCGGTATCCGTGCCGTCAACGGTCACCGTACCGCTGTCTGGCATCTCTAACCCAGTCAGTAACTGCATCAGCGTGGACTTTCCTGCACCGTTGCTTCCGACAAGTACCACTCGTTCGTCCGGATAGACATCGAGTGAGAGGTCATCAAGGACGTGTTTGGTCCCACTCCGAAGCGTATCGTACGAGTGTGAGACATCCTCGACAGAGATGACCGGCGTTCCCTCTGGGACCGGCTCCGAATCCCCGTTCAGCCGCCCTCCATCGGGGATGACACGTTCGGCAAACCGAGTAGCAGCGTCTGAGATTGTCACTGGTAGTTGCTCACTATTGTCGAGGACGCGTTCAGCGATGCGTGTCACCTGCGGCGGGTGGACATCCTGTGCTCTGAGGTCCGTTAACTGGTTGAGCGCGTCTTCGACGGGACGTTTCCAACTGACAACGCCGTCTTCGACGAGAACCACGCTATCACAGTACTCGGCAATGAACTCCGTTTGATGCTCGATTGTGACGATAGTCTTGCCGTGGGTCTGGTTGAGCGTAGCGAGTCGCTCGTACGTCTCCCGTGCATTAATCGGGTCAAGTTGTGCAGCTGGCTCATCAACGACGAGGATATCGGGATCAAGCGACAGTGCAGCCGCAAGCGCAACGAGATGTTTCTGACCACCTGAAAGCTCCCAGACGAACCGGTCCTCCAATCCGTCCAAGTCGAGTAAATCGAGCGTTCGGTGGACGCGTTCACGGTAGTCCTCATGTCCGTAATTCATCGGTGCGAACGCGACCTCCTCAAAGACGGTCGGACTGACGAGTTGGTTGTCGAACTCCTGAAACACGTATCCGACGTGCTGTGAGAGTTCCGCAACGGAACTTGCAGCCACATCGTGGCCTGCGACCGAAACATCGCCCTGCATGTCGCCCTCGTAGAAGTGAGGGATGATTCCGTTGAACGACTTGCACAACGTCGTCTTTCCGGACCCGTTCCCGCCGACGACAGCGACGAATTCACCGGGCTCGATGGTGAGATTCGCGCCATCTAGGACGTACTCGTCCGTACCGGGATATTTGAACTGCAGTTCGGCAACGGCAATTTGAGAGTTGTGTATCGCGGTCATTGGTCAGCTGTTTGGGTCGCGCGATACCAGATGACCGCTGCGACGACTGCAGAGATCACAATCGGGACTGCGATGTAGTTCTGGCCGTACATCGCTAGGAATTCAGGCTCCCAGACAACATTGATTGCCCCACCGACTTCGCTGGCTGCTTCAGCTACGAATGCGAGGGGAAACGCGACGAGCACCGCCAGCAGCGCCTTTCCGGAAAAGCCACGGCGCATTGGTGCGCCACGCTCGCCTTCGAACGGCTCCATGCCGAGCAGCGGCTCGACTTTCCCGTGGAGTTTCGGGTAGAGGTACAGCGCAGGAACCACGCCGAAGATGATCCCTGTGATCAGCATCTGTGTGATAAAGTCGACACCCTCCAGAACGACGATACTCTCTGGGAGCCCCGGTACCGCTTCCAATTCTTCGACGCCGACGTAGACTTTCCCGATATCGATGGAGGTGGCGAAGAACTCCTCAAGCGCTTCAGCGATGAACACGACGATTGCCAACTGCGTGGTGTTCTCGGGATCTTGGAGCAGTTTCGCGGCGAAGTAGTAACAGACTGGAATCAGAATCAGGCCCTCCATCGCTCCCAGCCCGTCGAATTCGCCGAGAAGAATTTCACCAAAGACGATCTCTCCAACGGGGACAGCGAGTGCAGCCCAGTATGTTCTGAACAGCAAGACGAGAACGATTGGGATGAAGATGAATCCGCCGACGCCTAGTTCGAGCGGTCCCACAGTGAACTCGGGGAGGATTTCAGTGAATGCGTTTTGTAACCCGGTGAGGGACATGACGAGAATGAATACCATCATGTCCTGTCTGTCGAACGAGAATCGACTCCCTGTACCAGTTAGCGTACTCATGTTACACTGAAACAGATGATGAGTTTGTCATTTGAATTATTATAATAGGAGTCCTGACTGATATTGCACACCAACCACGGACTATATTTCTATATACTATATCTCTGATCAGGGAGGCTCTCACCGTTCCGTTCATACACACACTGACCACTCGTTCTTGCGCTATTCCAGTGAATAAATTAGATCGTTGCTCAGATTCGCCGCATCGTCGTCATGACCTCCCGCCCAGTGACCCGCCACTGACACCCGTTCCAGACGACCTCACTGCGCTCGAAACTACCATCGGTCCGTGGGTCGAACTCGATCTTCCGCTTCGGCCCCCGCACTGGCTCGTAGACGAAGCCATTCGCGTCAGCGACAGACTGCCCGTTCATGCCTCAACACCCCGAACGAGATCGTCGA
The Haloarcula sp. CBA1129 genome window above contains:
- a CDS encoding helix-turn-helix domain-containing protein — protein: MATEATFTVLSDQFPLGTVFNQLPNVTVELERLIPSRDVVIPYFWVRGTGIIDIESKFTEHPGVAKIRLVDSVEDEYLLRVEWALDYEGVLTVLTETEIPLIRAIGTNQQWTFEIRADHRSDITDFHRRCQELDIPITLTELHALTPLETATVAALTDTQQEALILAYKRGYFESPRQVTLEDLGEELGISQQAVGSRLRGGINNILGSTLSDLIARS
- a CDS encoding PHP domain-containing protein → MQTDIHTHTTYSDGSDLTAMIGAAEAAGLSALGLTDHCIVPEDDFGRRAKYDLVETYQQRREAIDTARESTELRLYDAAEVSYVEGAESETAAFLDVAEFAYTIGSVHFAGQYTYTSERQYVDADTSQRRAAVERYYDALVALIDSELFEVVGHLDLPERIPALRRHTTQADYERVAQALARSRTVPEVNAGRVHRSLGRVHPDPGMFELFTEQGIQFVLGSDSHTPTELSQRISVLRTLTSTHNLTLVDLQDLFCREYST
- a CDS encoding 2-phosphosulfolactate phosphatase, with translation MSQVTDDPLESKLLETMIPGRAQIPKDPDPGNYVVVDIAQFSTTVPELFANGAAYIYITEERGNEPEFKAENPDTKIGGSSGPNYRGEDGYDFFNSPSFVQDVDVDGRPTAMTSTNGGNAVTDLRLAGGEDVDIYVGGLTNGKAVADHLADDDRETYFVAAGSKGKPSPEDLVGALYIARYLHGKPLTPEQREVYREVVQFGKGPKYEQKPPIKRRDLYEYTLNFDSRDVVPKLDGQRLYDVSTTDTA
- a CDS encoding energy-coupling factor transporter transmembrane protein EcfT; the encoded protein is MAALDDLREATSVAAIKSDLLRTAYENEGSFLHKLDPRVLLLWYVVFLFVPWLFYDVTVLLGLLVFVSALAMLSRVSLFLVGLMTVTVATTLGSYAVVTVFTGDPVAAVRALIPFTLKLTIISVSSLAVFSSMGPKSLSQGLRSLGIPRQFTFLITYGYRMLPVLFEEYHDLVNSFRLRSTAPSNPGWFRWRHYAYLLKLSMRAFYPMIFNVAKRSRVTVEAMEARGFSHSLQNDASTDLRLADMEIRPLDIGFFAGSLVLVAVVAALA
- a CDS encoding ABC transporter ATP-binding protein, which gives rise to MTAIHNSQIAVAELQFKYPGTDEYVLDGANLTIEPGEFVAVVGGNGSGKTTLCKSFNGIIPHFYEGDMQGDVSVAGHDVAASSVAELSQHVGYVFQEFDNQLVSPTVFEEVAFAPMNYGHEDYRERVHRTLDLLDLDGLEDRFVWELSGGQKHLVALAAALSLDPDILVVDEPAAQLDPINARETYERLATLNQTHGKTIVTIEHQTEFIAEYCDSVVLVEDGVVSWKRPVEDALNQLTDLRAQDVHPPQVTRIAERVLDNSEQLPVTISDAATRFAERVIPDGGRLNGDSEPVPEGTPVISVEDVSHSYDTLRSGTKHVLDDLSLDVYPDERVVLVGSNGAGKSTLMQLLTGLEMPDSGTVTVDGTDTERVLPEELADEVVYVKQNPEEMFIDDSVRADVAHYLKDRDYTDVEQRVDDVIDFLDLEALEDRDGRLLSVGQQRRASLAIGLATNPSIVLLDEPTGSLDLASREEVGRTIDRAGERVETVVIATHDLELAASWATRVVVLDSGSIIADGHPNDVFADCDVLERANLRPPQTVRLGTELGLKQAPLTVEAFADYLHDDASATTGEIE